The DNA sequence AACCCTGCCTAATCACCATGCTTGCTGCCGCTGTTTCTATTGCATTAGTGTTTTCAGTAATGAAATTATTTGGCTCCTTTATTTCAGTCCCACTaaacttcaaaaaggaaCTATCAAGTTCCCCATTGAAGTCACCAAATGTATGAATCTCACTCATTGCATCatttagaaaagaatagCCTGGTATGTCATTTGAGAGATTTCTACAGCCTATGGGATAGAAGGACCGATCAAAGGAATTCAACGGTGACGGCACTGTACAATTCTTTCCAACACACACTGAGAGCAGttgcttgaaaaatacgTAGCATTGCTGTATTTCAAGGGAATTATATGTGGAGGAAAGAACCACACTACCATCGAGAGTGTTACATGTGGGCGGTTTTTCTTCACAACAGGCCTTACTAATGTTCCGTTCATCAGAAGGCGTGTTCCTCTCAGTCAAAAGACTCCTCAGCATAAAATGGAGAAGttcattttccttctttaaTATGTGAATTTGATCATTTGTTACCGTTAGCTGagcttctttcttctctagTTCTTCTAATCTTTCCAACTTTCGTTTTCTAAATGCGTTTTGGGATGCTCTAAGTTGCGCAGCTCTCTTATTTTTAGGTGGAGTAAGTGAAGGCTTCCTACCGCCTTTTCTTCCACGCGGTTTTGCCATTATCTTAGGTCACTTATCTTCCGTTTTGACATGTTTTTTCAACGGCCGCTCCTTAAAGACCATCCGCATTCTAGAATTATATACTAATATGATTTTGCAAAgataacaagaaaagaaacgaaaaaaaaaaaatggaattaAAAAGTTTTGCAGTACataaaatattgaaaagactTTTACTTTAATGCTGGAACAATAAAAGTTGAGCAGCTCAACCACTAGCAATCAATTTAAGGTTACTCCTTCTACAATGGGTCTCCCAAGCGTAGAAACCTCCAACGAGGATGCAACTCTCAAACTTACTTGTAATATCTTGTTCTTGTAAGTAGGTTTCGAATTTAGCAGCAACTTTTGGTCCCCTATTCCTGGACCCAGTACAATGAAATATCACTTTGACGAATTGAGAATTTGAGAAAGTATCCGATAGACCTGTAATTAATTGATTCAGTTGCTTCTCTGTAATCTGTGCTGTTACTGGAACATGCCAAGCGTTTGTAATATGATCACGTGCAAAATCTTCTCTCCGAAGATCAACAACTTGGAAATCCTTCCTCTGATTTTCAATTAGACCCTCGAGTTGCCTAGAGGTTATGAAACTTACCATTACGCTTACTGGGTTATCAAATTTTCCTCAATATTAGTTTGTTATACATTAGTTTTTATAccaacttttcaaaagtgttgatttaaaatcaaattttgaaagctCCTAATTatctttttgtttgattAATAATCAACTTTAGCGGCAACGATCCTTACGTAATTATAATGTAAACGGAAAAGAACATAAATGAATGCTCTCGTTGTAATTCAAGAGAACCCAATCAACAAATCATCAGCGTAAGTAGAGTAATGTCAGAAGAtcaaaaaagtgaaaattcGGTACCTTCTAAGGTTAATATGGTGAATCGCACCGATATACTGATTACCATCAAGTCATTGTCATGGCTTGACTTGATGTTGCCATTTACTATAATTCTCTCCATAATCATTGCAGTAATAATTTCCGTCTATGTGCCTTCTTCCCGTCACACTTTTGACGCTGAAGGTCATCCCAATCTGATGGGAGTGTCCATTCCTTTGACTGTTGGTATGATTGTAATGATGATTCCCCCAATCTGTAAAGTTTCCTGGGAGTCTATTCACAAGTACTTCTACAAGAGCTATGTAAGGAAGCAACTAGCCCTCTcgttatttttgaattggGTCATCGGTCCTTTGTTGATGACAGCATTGGCGTGGATGGCGCTATTCGATTATAAGGAATACCGTCAAGGCATTATTATGATCGGAGTAGCTAGATGCATTGCCATGGTGCTGATTTTGAATCAGATTGCTGGAGGAGACAATGATCTCTGCGTCGTGCTTGTTATTACGAACTCGCTTTTACAGATGGTATTATATGCACCATTGCAGATATTTTACTGTTATGTTATTTCTCATGACCACCTGAATACTTCAAATAGGGTATTATTCGAAGAGGTTGCAAAGTCCGTCGGAGTTTTTCTCGGCATACCACTGGGAATTGGCATTACCATACGCTTGGCAAGTCTTACCATAGTTGGTAAAAGTAATTATGAAAAGTACATTTTGAGATTTATTTCTCCATGGGCAACGATCGGATTTCATTACACtttatttgttatttttattagtAGAGGTTATCAATTTATCCACGAAATTGGTTCTGCAATATTGTGTTTTGTCCCATTGGTGCTTTACTTCTTTATTGCATGGTTTTCGACCTTCGCATTAATGAGGTACTTATCAATATCTAGGAGTGATACACAAAGAGAATGTAGTTGTGACCAAGAACTACTTTTAAAGAGGGTCTGGGGAAGAAAGTCTTGTGAAGCTAGCTTTTCTATTACGATGACGCAATGCTTCACTATGGcttcaaataattttgaacTATCCCTGGCAATTGCTATTTCCTTATATGGTAACAATAGCAAGCAAGCAATAGCTGCAACATTTGGGCCGTTGCTAGAAGTTCcaattttattaattttgGCAATAGTCGCGAGGATCCTCAAACCATATTATATATGGAACAATAGAAATTAACTGTTAACTCACCAAAGAATTACTTGCGCACCAATGAATGATGCCACTTATAACTCTATATTAATGCAAGTTCACCCTAAAAACAGATAAAattgacaattttttttgaaggacAACTGATTGATCTTAGTGATGGTtaggatgaaaaaatgggTTTGTTCAAGCCATCCCGcatcattcaaaaactcCGCACAGTATTGAAGTTCAGTAAGAAGGGGCGTAATCTTTTTattgcatttttgaaagtctAATGAACTCAAGTGGCAAACAGCGTTATGTACATCACTTCTAAATACAATGTCTTTGAATTAGTAACTcgctgaaaaattattattgcGTATTGTATGTCATTCTTGAGATTTTCCTGCAAGATGAGTAATGCTTTAAGCTCAAGTATTGCAAGCCCGATGGAATAGCACATGGTGATGGTACGACAATGGTTTCATAGATCATTCGTATCATAATGGAATTCGTGAATCTAGTGTCTAATTAAAATTAACGTGGTGAAATAGGACAGGGTAAGCTTATGTCATAGTACCCGCATAAGTATGTGTAGCTGCCATTTTATAATACATGAAGTTGAAGTCATTAGGATGAAGAGGTGACATATAATGTTTCAGGATGGTGCCAGTATAAGTTTGGGGTATCATGGAGCGGCATTCGTTTTAGCAAATGACAGTATTGTATAGTACTGTCTGTATGATTATCAGTTGAGTTGGTGAGATGAAGTAAAGATATTATAGCATCTGCGTTAATGTGTGTTGCTATTATAGTATAGCATAGTGGTGTTATATAGTGGCACCGGGAATGAGTACAGGGAGTAAGAAGATCTTGTATTTGCGTTTGAATAACGACATGAGGACACGTCTTATGTCGCGATTATTAGGCTGAAATTGCAAGCATAAACTATTCGATATCAAAGATACGACAAGACCATGTGTgcatatttttatgtttaggtGATTTTAGTGGTGAATATTTGGTAGCAActatattaatatatataaaatgggtagTGGGTATTTGTATGAAAACGTTATAAAACATGAAGTTGagagtatttatatgataacTGAGGTTGTGTGATcagttatagatattaaaatgtggataatcGTGGGTGTTATGGGTAAATGGCACAGGGTATAAACCGCTGAGGCAAGTGCCGTGTATGGTGATGTGGTGATGTATATGGTACTGGTCAACTGAGAGATGGCCTTGGTGTAGAGTATTATGGCGGGTAAGTTGAGAGTGATGTGTTCTATAGCGTCCGTGTGCATATGCGATatcgttaaataaataaaaggtgAGTATGGTAGATTTAGGAATGTGGTAGTGGTAGTTGGAGGTGGTATTGTTTGGGGATGTGAAAGGTATAGTGGAGAGGTTGATAGTGTGGCAGGGTAAGTTGCTTCTTGTATTGTTTACGTTAGATTTGTTTACatttgatttgtttacgtttgatCTGTTTACATGTGGTATGTAGTGTTATAGTAAGGACGACATGGTAGATGGGGGAATGTAGATGGATGGTAGGGTAAGTGGGTGTGGGAGTTGGATATTGGATATTGGAAATGGATAGATGGTAGTTGGGGAGTGGTGATGAATAATCGGAGGATGGATGGTGGCGGTTAGGAGTGGTGGAGTGGGAGAATGGGGCAGGGCATGGGGTGATGAGGTAAGTGCCGTGGATTGTGATGTGGGAGAGGTAGGGTAAGAGGGGGGGAAGATGAGAAGAGATAGAGGAGGGTAAGTTGAGATGGGGATAGGAAGGGGTGGAGTGTGTTGACGTAGTGAATTACGATCTAgcttatatgtcataatgttgtaagtttattggacctttctatatgttatgtaaatgtaagaaTTACATAGGTACTACTCTTGTACACAGAAACTATGGTTTCTTAAGTACTGTCGGATCGGAGGTTTGCTGctctatgttttccttgtctaaaacattactgaaacaattctGAAACAGTACTGAAACATTACCCATATCATGCTTTTGGGTTATCACATTCAACATCCCCCCATAACTGAATACGCATGAGAGTGGTTATTTTGCAGTTTCTGGTTCCCTCACCATGACAGCCCTATGTGCTTTGAATGATTCTGCTGGAAGgatttttgtaaatatgtCAGCAACTTGTCTCTTTGTAATAACATGCTCTATGGTAATTATGCCTGCTGCCACTGCACTTCTTAGCTTGTGATATCTCAAGGCAATGTGTTTTGTTCTCGTGTGAAATACAGGATGTTTAGATAGTTTTATAGCAGGTTCATTATCTACGTATAATGTTGATGAGATAAGTGGCTGGCCTAAGTGTTCAAACAAGTTTTGAATCCATTCTATCTCCATGACAGTTTCACTTGCAGTAATGTATTCTGCCTCAGTAGATGATACAGGAATCACACCCTTGAGTTTCTTTGATGACCACGTAACTGGAGCACCAGCAAGTAGAGTCACGTACCCCCCAGTAGAGTGTGGGAGATCGTGAATTGCTCCATGAGATGCATCACAATATACAGTTAGTGCCAACAGAGATCCAGAACGATACTTGAGACACATACTTCTGGTGGTATATAGGTACCGTAGAACTCGTCGAGCAGACTCCAAATGGATTGCGCGAGGTTCGCGAAGAAACCTGGAGAGTAGTGAGACCGGATAAGATATGTCAGGACGACCAGTATTTGCACAAAAGAGAAGCTGTCCAACTATGCTCTGATAAGGAGTGATGTCCTTTAGGTGCGGGGAAGTTGTTTCGAAAAGAGGCTTTGAGTCACAGAGCGGAGTCTGTGTAGGCTTACATATGTTTATTTCGCTTTCAGATGCAGCTTTAGCAATATAGTCTTGAAGTGAGAGAGTGATGTctccatttgaaaattgattaATGTTAAGACCGAGGAATTTGTCAACTTTACCTAGATCCTTCATTGAGTATAACTTCGTTAGTTTCTGCTTAACCCTGTCATATATTTTCGGAGAGGGAGCAGCAACAAGTAAGTCGTCTACGTATAGGGCAATGTAGATGGGACCATCAGATGTGGAACGAAAGTATAAGCCATGTTCGCCTTCATGTCGACGAAAaccaatcttttgaagagtATTGTTGATATGTTCGTTCCATAGTAATGGGGCTTGCTTGAGTCCATACATACCGCCGTATAGTTCCCATACATAGTCGGGATTactttcattaataaatcCGGGTGGTTGTTTTACGTATACCGGCtcattcatttttgagTTTAGAAACGCGGTGTCAACGTCCATCTGATATACTATTAGTTTGAGGCAGCTAGCAAGGGCCAGAAATAATCTAACAGAGTCATATCGAATGACTGGTGcaaaagtttcttgatAGTCAATACCAGCCTTTTGAGTATGTCCTTGGGCGACAAGGCGAGCTTTGTACGTCCCGGAGTCTTTTATTGTGAATACCCAGCGCGATCCAAGAGctcttctttgctttgGAAGAGACACCAATTTGTACGTATTGTGATCTTTGAACGCGGAAAGTTCCTTGAGGCATGCGTTGTGCCATTCTTGAAAGTCAGGCCTTCCCATTGCTTGGGCATAGGTTTTCgggtttcctttttttgtgcTATGGATAATAGCAGTTAGAGCCGCGTTAAATGAGGTATTTGGAGGCGATGAATCCAACGATGGAGGAGATTCGATTGAATTCTCTTCAGTAACTAGCCTGGTTACAGCAGGAGTGAGGTCAGTATCACCCACATCTTGTGAGTCGCTGATATATGTTCCATCGTGAACGGATAGATACCTCTGGTCAGGTATCGGCATTGCGCCTACTGGAAACCAATCAGTAAGAGAATTAGCTTGATTAGTTCTGGCGGAATTGTTCTTCGCTTCCTGAAGAGCCATGCTTGAAAGTCTTTCGATGGACACTTCTTCACCAGTACTGGCAACATGCAGCGTGTCAATGTTGTTTGAGTCTAGAGTTCGTAGCACGGTTGGAAGTCTATTTGTCCTTGCTACAGTATCATTTGTATTGGACACCgtctttctttgcttgGCACTTCTAACTTCAGGTAAGTTGTCACTCGATATTACGTTTGGACGTGatatatcatatatttctatttCGCGGGATCGCGTTGGTTTCTTATTAGTTCTTTTAACACGTCTAGTTCTATTTCGGCATGTCGGAATATATTCTGAATCGGATGATTTTGGAATTTCTCGATAAGTTAGTGCCGCTGGAACTCTTTCAGGAGTTTTCTCCATAGAAGAATTAGTTTCGTCTTCGGTAGACACGGTTGGTAAGGATTCAAAGTTAGAATGTTGTATCCTTGTTGGTGGACATCCGGAGTTTGGTAAGTTGTCTTGGTTACACTCAGGGATAGGTTTTTCCATTTCGATTTCCATTGAAatatcctcatcatcatcagaggAAGAGATGTTACTGGTATTAGGTTTATGTGCTGGTTGATTTACATTTTTGGGAACAGTTAttggcaaatttgccaagTCAGATCCGTCGTTCTTTGGAGCAGAGACGGTTGACCCTGTTTCAGGATATTTGGACACCCCCCCAATAGCGGAAGTGGCAAAGTCGTGAGAGACGTGAACTGCCTCTGTATCAGCAAGAGGAAACATGTGTTCGTCAAATCGAACTTGACTGCTCACAAAGATGCGGCCAGTTTCGGGATGATAAATCCTGTATCCTCGATGGTTAGAGTCATAGCCAACAATAACACCAGATATGACAGTTGGGGCAAGTTTGCCGTCTCGAAGACTAGGTTGTAAGGTTGCGTATGCTGTACATCCAAAAATTCGAAGATGTGCGATACCGAAATCTTTTGCGGGGATGTTGAACCACCGGCAGTATGGGATACTGTTATTTTTGGACACTACAGGGGACCTATTGATTAAATAGACTGCGCAAGAAACAGCTTCAGACCACAAGGACGGAGGAACACGCCCCCCGATAAGGAGACAACGAGTGCGTTCTTCGATGGTACGATGTGCACGTTCAACAGCACCATTTTGATAACTATGATATGGAATAGTTAA is a window from the Saccharomyces paradoxus chromosome VII, complete sequence genome containing:
- a CDS encoding arsenic resistance protein (Plasma membrane metalloid/H+ antiporter~similar to YPR201W), whose amino-acid sequence is MSEDQKSENSVPSKVNMVNRTDILITIKSLSWLDLMLPFTIILSIIIAVIISVYVPSSRHTFDAEGHPNLMGVSIPLTVGMIVMMIPPICKVSWESIHKYFYKSYVRKQLALSLFLNWVIGPLLMTALAWMALFDYKEYRQGIIMIGVARCIAMVLILNQIAGGDNDLCVVLVITNSLLQMVLYAPLQIFYCYVISHDHLNTSNRVLFEEVAKSVGVFLGIPLGIGITIRLASLTIVGKSNYEKYILRFISPWATIGFHYTLFVIFISRGYQFIHEIGSAILCFVPLVLYFFIAWFSTFALMRYLSISRSDTQRECSCDQELLLKRVWGRKSCEASFSITMTQCFTMASNNFELSLAIAISLYGNNSKQAIAATFGPLLEVPILLILAIVARILKPYYIWNNRN
- a CDS encoding Arr2 (Arsenate reductase required for arsenate resistance~similar to YPR200C) codes for the protein MVSFITSRQLEGLIENQRKDFQVVDLRREDFARDHITNAWHVPVTAQITEKQLNQLITGLSDTFSNSQFVKVIFHCTGSRNRGPKVAAKFETYLQEQDITSKFESCILVGGFYAWETHCRRSNLKLIASG
- a CDS encoding Arr1 (Transcriptional activator of the basic leucine zipper (bZIP) family~similar to YPR199C), which translates into the protein MAKPRGRKGGRKPSLTPPKNKRAAQLRASQNAFRKRKLERLEELEKKEAQLTVTNDQIHILKKENELLHFMLRSLLTERNTPSDERNISKACCEEKPPTCNTLDGSVVLSSTYNSLEIQQCYVFFKQLLSVCVGKNCTVPSPLNSFDRSFYPIGCRNLSNDIPGYSFLNDAMSEIHTFGDFNGELDSSFLKFSGTEIKEPNNFITENTNAIETAAASMVIRQGFHSRQYYTADGFGGDVLLSAMDIWSFMKVHPKVNTFDLEILGTELKKSATCSNFDILISLKHFIKVFSSRL